From Salvia splendens isolate huo1 chromosome 3, SspV2, whole genome shotgun sequence, a single genomic window includes:
- the LOC121795865 gene encoding type IV inositol polyphosphate 5-phosphatase 7-like encodes MTDENSKKSKLSWSKKLIRKWFNIKSKSEEFQADEAVYGGGDVEWRNSFSEREPSRVKKIKTEKSARNIERSFSRSRSRRGRAYLDHPQIINIQNYSLFVSTWNVGGKTPPGNLNLDDWLHSSPPADIYVLGFQEIVPLNAGNILGAEDNGPAKKWLALIKRTLNNAPGMSGGSGRCTPSPIPDPVAEWNADFEGSSRHKASTFFPRRSFQTPQLRMENDMSAPQPRLDRRYSVCDRAIFGHRPSDYDLRGYRPSDCSSSQRASDYSSSRRPSDYSCGPRASDYSSSRRPSDYSWGQRASDFSRLGSDEDYPPGDSPSTVLYSPMSYNAYEPPENGYSIPGHSRYSLIASKQMVGIYLTVWVRSELTEHVKNIKVSCVGRGLMGYLGNKGSISISMLLHQTSLCFLCSHLTSGQKEGDELRRNSDFMEILRKTRFPRVNSANEEKAPETILEHDRIIWLGDLNYRIALPYRSAKALIAMQNWRALLEKDQLRMEQRRGRVFDGWREGKIYFPPTYKYSHNSDRYSGDDLHPKEKRRTPAWCDRILWYGGGLQQLLYVRGESKFSDHRPVSGVFWAEIESTPNRLRKSMSCSSSRIEVDELLPYSHGYTELCFF; translated from the exons ATGACAgatgaaaattccaagaaatccaag CTCTCATGGTCCAAGAAACTGATCAGAAAATGGTTCAATATCAAGAGTAAAAGTGAGGAGTTTCAGGCTGATGAAGCTGTTTATGGAG gTGGTGATGTTGAATGGAGGAACAGCTTTTCTGAGAGGGAACCATCCAGAGTCAAGAAAATTAAAACAG AAAAATCAGCAAGGAACATCGAGCGCTCCTTTTCCCGTTCACGTTCAAGGCGTGGGAGAGCATACCTTGATCACCCTCAGATCATAAACATACAGAACTACAG TCTCTTTGTATCGACATGGAACGTGGGAGGAAAGACACCGCCAGGCAATTTGAACTTAGATGATTGGCTCCACTCTTCACCTCCTGCTGATATATATGTGCTTGG ATTTCAAGAGATAGTTCCTCTCAATGCTGGTAACATTCTTGGTGCTGAAGACAATGGTCCTGCCAAGAAATGGCTTGCTCTCATTAAGAGAACTCTGAACAATGCCCCGGGCATGAGTGGCGGCAGCGGGCGCTGCACTCCCTCGCCTATTCCTGATCCCGTTGCTGAGTGGAATGCTGATTTTGAGGGGTCAAGCAGGCACAAGGCCTCAACATTCTTCCCCCGTCGATCATTCCAGACGCCACAGTTGAGAATGGAGAATGACATGTCTGCCCCTCAGCCTCGTCTTGATCGGAGGTACAGTGTGTGTGATCGAGCCATTTTCGGTCATAGGCCTAGCGACTATGATCTGAGGGGTTATAGGCCAAGTGACTGTTCGTCGAGCCAAAGGGCAAGTGATTATTCTTCTAGCCGACGTCCGAGTGATTATTCATGCGGACCCCGAGCAAGTGACTACTCATCCAGTAGGAGGCCGAGCGATTACTCGTGGGGCCAGAGGGCGAGTGATTTTTCGCGCTTGGGTTCAGATGAAGATTATCCTCCTGGAGATTCACCTAGCACGGTCTTGTATTCGCCGATGTCTTACAATGCGTACGAGCCACCGGAAAACGGGTACTCCATTCCCGGACACTCGAGATACTCTTTAATAGCTAGTAAGCAAATGGTTGGGATATATCTCACTGTTTGGGTTCGGAGTGAGCTGACAGAACACGTCAAGAACATCAAGGTTTCGTGCGTTGGAAGAGGATTGATGGGTTACCTCGGAAATAAG GGATCCATCTCGATTAGCATGTTATTGCATCAAACGAGCCTTTGCTTCTTGTGCAGTCACTTGACATCCGGTCAGAAAGAAGGCGATGAGCTACGACGAAATTCTGATTTCATGGAGATTTTGAGAAAAACAAGATTCCCTCGAGTTAACAGTGCCAACGAGGAGAAAGCTCCCGAGACCATTCTTGAACACGA TCGAATTATTTGGCTTGGAGATCTGAACTATCGAATAGCGCTGCCTTACCGCTCTGCTAAAGCACTTATTGCAATGCAAAATTGGCGAGCGTTATTGGAAAAGGACCAA CTGCGGATGGAGCAGAGGCGAGGTCGTGTTTTTGATGGGTGGAGAGAAGGGAAGATATATTTCCCTCCTACTTATAAATACTCACATAACTCAGATAGATATTCTGGAGACGACCTGCATCCTAAGGAGAAACGAAGGACACCTGCATG GTGTGATCGAATCTTGTGGTATGGTGGTGGCCTTCAGCAATTATTGTATGTTCGTGGGGAGTCCAAGTTTTCGGATCATAGACCTGTTTCAGGCGTGTTTTGGGCGGAGATTGAGTCAACACCAAACCGGCTGAGGAAAAGTATGAGCTGCTCAAGCTCAAGAATCGAGGTGGACGAGCTGTTACCTTACTCACATGGTTATACAGAACTCTGCTTCTTCTAA
- the LOC121793451 gene encoding proteasome subunit beta type-2-B-like — protein MESVFGLVGKNFAIVVADTSAVHSILVHKTDEDKIMLLDSHKLMGASGETGDRAQFTEYVQKNVALYQFRNGIPLTTAAAANFTRGELATALRKNPYMVNIILAGYDKDVGPSLYFIDYIASLHKVDKAAFGYGSYFALSMMDRFYRRDMTVEEAIELVDKCITEIRSRLFVAPPNFLIKIVDKDGAREYEWRKSIKDTPPVAAA, from the exons ATGGAGTCAGTTTTCGGGCTGGTTGGAAAGAATTTCGCGATAGTGGTGGCGGACACATCGGCGGTCCACAGCATTCTCGTTCACAAAACTGATGAGGACAAGATCATGCTCCTAGATTCTCACAAACTCATGGGCGCCTCCGGCGAGACAGGCGACCG GGCTCAGTTTACGGAGTACGTACAGAAGAATGTAGCTTTATACCAATTCCGTAATGGCATTCCTCTGACCACTGCAGCTGCTGCGAACTTCACCAGAGGCGAGCTTGCAACGGCCTTGCGGAAG AATCCATACATGGTGAATATCATCCTGGCTGGATATGACAAGGACGTAGGCCCTTCTCTATACTTCATCGATTACATTGCCTCACTTCACAAGGTTGACAAAGCAGCATTCGGTTACGGTTCCTACTTTGCACTCTCCATGATGGATAGATTCTACCGCCGGGACATGACTGTTGAAGAGGCCATCGAGTTGGTTGATAAGTGCATAACGGAAATCCGTAGTAGGCTGTTTGTAGCCCCACCAAACTTTTTAATCAAAATCGTGGACAAAGATGGGGCAAGGGAATATGAATGGCGCAAGTCTATCAAGGATACACCACCCGTTGCTGCAGCGTGA